In the genome of Dickeya fangzhongdai, one region contains:
- a CDS encoding L-cystine transporter, whose product MNFPLIINVVVFAVLLFALGYGGNKNWSLSKKVLLGLITGVLFGLVLHLIYGDDNPVVKQSIAWFNIVGNGYVQLLQMIVMPLVFVSILNSVARLHNASSLGKISLLALGTLLLTTLIAALIGIFVTNLFGLTATGLVQGAQESARLSTIQNSYAGKVADLSVPQLLLSFIPKNPFADLTGANPTSIISVVIFAAFLGVAALHLLKDDAVKGERVLTAIDTLQSWVMKLVRLVMRLTPYGVMALMTKMVASSNLQDILKLGGFVVASYLGLGLMFGVHAVLLALTGVNPARFYRKVWPVLSFAFTSRSSAATIPLNIEAQTRRIGVPESIASFAASFGTTIGQNGCAGLYPAMLAVMVAPTVGINPWDPMWIATLAGIVTLSSAGVAGVGGGATFAALIVLPAMGLPVTLVALLISIEPLIDMGRTALNVSGSMTAGTITSQLLKQTDKTVFNQDDDAALTQR is encoded by the coding sequence ATGAATTTTCCGCTGATAATAAATGTGGTGGTTTTTGCTGTGTTGCTCTTCGCACTAGGGTATGGCGGTAATAAAAACTGGAGTCTGTCCAAAAAGGTGCTGCTGGGCCTGATCACCGGCGTCCTATTTGGGTTGGTGTTGCATCTGATCTATGGCGACGACAATCCGGTCGTAAAGCAATCCATCGCCTGGTTTAACATCGTCGGCAACGGCTACGTACAATTACTGCAGATGATTGTGATGCCGCTGGTATTCGTTTCAATTCTCAACTCGGTTGCCCGGTTGCATAACGCCTCATCGCTGGGGAAAATCAGCCTGCTGGCGCTGGGCACGTTACTGTTGACCACCTTGATTGCCGCACTGATCGGTATCTTCGTCACCAACCTGTTTGGCCTTACCGCCACAGGACTGGTACAAGGCGCGCAGGAAAGCGCTCGTCTGTCTACGATCCAGAATAGCTATGCCGGCAAAGTCGCGGACCTGAGCGTCCCGCAGTTGCTGCTGTCGTTTATCCCCAAAAACCCGTTTGCCGACCTGACCGGCGCCAACCCGACCTCGATTATCAGCGTGGTGATTTTCGCTGCGTTTCTCGGCGTCGCCGCGCTGCACCTGCTGAAAGACGATGCGGTGAAAGGCGAACGCGTACTGACGGCCATTGATACGCTGCAATCCTGGGTGATGAAGCTGGTCCGCCTGGTGATGCGTCTCACGCCTTATGGCGTTATGGCGCTGATGACCAAAATGGTCGCCAGTTCTAACCTGCAGGACATCCTCAAACTGGGCGGCTTTGTCGTGGCGTCCTATCTCGGGCTGGGACTGATGTTTGGCGTACATGCCGTGCTGCTGGCGCTGACAGGCGTGAACCCGGCTCGTTTCTACCGTAAGGTTTGGCCGGTACTGAGCTTCGCCTTCACCAGCCGCTCCAGCGCAGCCACCATTCCGCTGAATATTGAGGCTCAGACGCGCCGTATCGGCGTACCGGAATCTATCGCCAGCTTTGCCGCTTCCTTTGGTACGACCATCGGCCAGAACGGCTGTGCCGGGCTTTATCCGGCCATGCTGGCGGTCATGGTCGCGCCGACGGTAGGCATCAACCCGTGGGATCCGATGTGGATTGCCACTCTGGCAGGCATCGTGACGCTCAGCTCGGCAGGCGTGGCCGGTGTCGGCGGCGGCGCGACTTTCGCCGCGCTGATTGTCCTGCCCGCTATGGGCCTGCCGGTGACGCTGGTTGCCCTGCTGATTTCCATTGAACCGTTGATCGACATGGGGCGTACCGCGCTGAACGTCAGCGGCTCGATGACAGCCGGCACCATTACCAGCCAGTTGCTGAAGCAAACCGATAAAACCGTGTTCAATCAGGACGACGACGCCGCATTGACGCAGCGTTAG
- the paeX gene encoding pectin acetylesterase PaeX, translating into MSLRRVIAGTLMMSVSGLSLADTIFPVWPQGEAPGAATSSVQQQVVERSKDPTLPDRAVTGIRSPEITVYAPEKPNGTALLITPGGSYQRVVLDKEGSDLAPFFTRQGYTLFVMTYRMPGDGHQEGADAPLADAQRAIRTLRAHAAQWHIDPQRIGIMGFSAGGHVAASLGTRFAQTVYPAQDEIDHLSARPDFMVLMYPVISMQEDIAHAGSRKALIGSHPSDAQVQRYSAEKQVSAKTPPTFLVHAIDDPSVSVDNSLVMLAALRAHQIPAEIHLFEQGKHGFGIRGTVGLPAAIWPQLLDNWLTSLPSKKNTANQPDKT; encoded by the coding sequence ATGTCACTACGAAGGGTAATTGCAGGAACGCTTATGATGTCTGTCAGTGGACTCAGTCTCGCCGACACCATCTTCCCGGTATGGCCGCAGGGTGAAGCGCCTGGTGCGGCAACATCGTCAGTACAACAGCAGGTCGTTGAACGCAGTAAAGACCCTACCTTGCCAGACCGGGCCGTGACCGGTATCCGCAGCCCGGAAATCACGGTTTATGCACCGGAAAAGCCGAATGGCACAGCGTTGTTGATTACCCCCGGCGGCTCCTATCAGCGCGTGGTGCTGGACAAAGAAGGCAGCGATTTGGCGCCCTTTTTCACCCGGCAGGGTTACACCCTGTTCGTCATGACATACCGTATGCCGGGCGATGGTCATCAGGAAGGCGCGGATGCGCCACTGGCCGATGCCCAGCGCGCTATCCGCACGTTACGGGCCCATGCCGCGCAATGGCACATTGACCCGCAACGCATTGGCATCATGGGCTTCTCTGCCGGCGGGCATGTCGCCGCCAGCCTGGGCACCCGCTTTGCGCAAACCGTTTACCCGGCGCAGGATGAGATCGACCATCTGAGCGCCCGCCCGGACTTTATGGTGCTGATGTACCCGGTCATCTCCATGCAGGAGGACATTGCGCACGCTGGCTCCCGTAAAGCGCTGATCGGCTCTCACCCCAGCGACGCGCAAGTCCAGCGCTACTCCGCGGAGAAACAGGTCAGCGCGAAAACTCCGCCGACATTTTTGGTCCACGCCATTGACGATCCTTCCGTATCGGTAGACAACAGTCTGGTGATGCTGGCGGCGCTACGCGCGCACCAGATTCCGGCAGAAATCCATCTGTTTGAACAGGGGAAACATGGGTTTGGTATCCGCGGCACGGTCGGATTGCCGGCCGCTATCTGGCCGCAACTGCTGGATAATTGGCTAACATCGCTGCCGTCAAAGAAAAATACGGCGAATCAACCGGATAAAACATAA
- a CDS encoding ABC transporter substrate-binding protein: MKKVILRTLIASSLALMAHQSFAADQVDLRMSWWGGNGRHQVTLKAIEEFQKQYPNIKVKAEYTGWDGHLSRLTTQIAGNTEPDVMQTNWNWLPIFSRTGDGFYDLNKVKDVLDLSQFEAKELQATTVDGKLNGIPISVTARVFYYNTETWKKSGLTAPKNWDELLNAGKVFKEKLGDQSYPLVLEHQDSLALLNSYMVQKYNIPAVDEKNKKFSYTDAQWVEFFQMYKKMVDAHVMPSAKYYASFGKSNMYEMKPWITGDWGGIYMWNSTINKYSDNLQPPAKLELGAYPMLAGAKEAGLFFKPAQMLSIGKSTKHPKEAAMLINYLLNNKEGIQALGLERGVPLSKAAVAQLRADGVIKDSDPSVAGLNLALSLPHETKTSPYFDDPQIVALFGDAIQYIDYDQKSVEETAKYFQRQADRILKRAMKE; this comes from the coding sequence ATGAAAAAAGTAATCCTACGCACATTGATTGCCTCTTCTCTGGCGCTGATGGCACATCAGTCTTTCGCCGCTGACCAGGTTGACCTGCGCATGTCATGGTGGGGCGGCAACGGACGCCACCAGGTCACGCTGAAAGCCATCGAGGAATTCCAGAAACAGTACCCGAACATCAAAGTGAAGGCGGAATACACGGGTTGGGACGGGCACCTGTCCCGTTTGACCACCCAGATCGCCGGCAACACCGAACCGGACGTGATGCAGACCAACTGGAACTGGCTGCCCATTTTCTCCCGCACCGGTGACGGTTTCTACGACCTGAACAAGGTGAAGGACGTGCTGGATCTGTCGCAGTTTGAAGCCAAAGAACTGCAGGCCACCACGGTAGACGGCAAACTGAACGGGATTCCGATCTCCGTGACGGCGCGCGTGTTCTATTACAACACCGAAACCTGGAAGAAATCCGGTTTGACCGCCCCGAAAAACTGGGATGAGCTGCTGAACGCCGGTAAAGTGTTCAAGGAAAAACTGGGCGACCAGTCCTACCCGCTGGTTCTGGAACATCAGGACTCGCTGGCGCTGCTGAATTCCTACATGGTGCAGAAATACAACATTCCGGCGGTAGACGAGAAGAACAAGAAATTCTCTTATACCGACGCGCAATGGGTGGAATTCTTCCAGATGTACAAAAAAATGGTCGATGCCCACGTCATGCCGTCTGCGAAATATTACGCATCGTTCGGCAAGAGCAACATGTATGAAATGAAACCGTGGATTACCGGTGACTGGGGCGGCATATACATGTGGAACTCCACCATCAACAAGTACTCCGACAACCTGCAGCCGCCGGCCAAACTGGAACTGGGCGCCTACCCGATGTTGGCGGGCGCCAAGGAAGCGGGTCTGTTCTTCAAACCGGCCCAGATGTTGTCCATCGGCAAATCCACCAAGCACCCGAAAGAAGCGGCCATGCTGATCAACTACTTATTGAACAACAAGGAAGGCATTCAGGCGCTGGGGCTGGAGCGTGGCGTGCCGTTGAGCAAAGCGGCTGTCGCCCAGTTGCGTGCCGATGGCGTCATCAAGGACAGCGACCCGTCGGTAGCCGGCCTGAATCTGGCCTTGTCTTTGCCGCATGAAACCAAGACATCGCCTTATTTCGATGATCCGCAGATTGTCGCCCTGTTTGGCGATGCCATTCAATATATCGATTACGATCAGAAATCCGTGGAAGAAACGGCCAAATACTTCCAGCGTCAGGCCGATCGTATTCTGAAACGCGCCATGAAAGAATAA
- a CDS encoding metal-dependent hydrolase, which translates to MTAEGHLLFAVASAIFAKKAELSPVLAAGDWWHIIPAAMLTALLPDIDHPKSILGQRLKWISVPIARLCGHRGFTHSLLAILAGVYVIRTRLPADWPLPGDVYHAMIVGYLSHIVADMLTTAGVPLLWPCRWRFRFPILNSDKGNQLERLLCVGLILFMLWQPQQPLESWHYGEPARWLQQFSQQLRQLLTL; encoded by the coding sequence ATGACCGCGGAAGGCCACCTCCTGTTTGCCGTAGCCAGCGCAATCTTCGCCAAAAAAGCAGAATTATCGCCCGTTCTGGCAGCCGGCGACTGGTGGCACATTATTCCCGCCGCCATGCTGACGGCGCTGCTGCCCGACATCGATCACCCGAAATCCATTCTGGGCCAGCGCCTGAAATGGATTTCGGTGCCGATCGCCAGGCTATGCGGTCACCGCGGTTTTACGCACAGCCTGCTGGCGATTCTGGCCGGCGTTTATGTTATCCGCACCCGGCTACCCGCAGACTGGCCGTTGCCGGGTGATGTTTACCACGCCATGATCGTTGGGTATTTGAGCCATATCGTCGCCGATATGCTGACTACTGCGGGCGTACCGTTGTTATGGCCCTGTCGCTGGCGCTTTCGTTTTCCCATCCTCAACAGCGACAAAGGAAATCAGCTGGAGCGATTACTGTGCGTAGGACTGATTCTGTTTATGCTATGGCAACCGCAACAACCGCTGGAATCCTGGCATTACGGCGAACCGGCGCGATGGCTGCAACAGTTCAGCCAGCAACTCCGTCAGTTGCTGACGCTCTGA
- a CDS encoding ABC transporter ATP-binding protein: MAEVIFNKLEKVYSNGFKAVHGINLTIKDGEFMVIVGPSGCAKSTTLRMLAGLETISGGEVRIGDKIVNNLAPKDRGIAMVFQNYALYPHMTVRENLAFGLKLSKMPKDKIEAQVNEAAKILELEELMDRLPRQLSGGQAQRVAVGRAIVKKPDVFLFDEPLSNLDAKLRASMRIRISDLHKQLKKSGHPATSVYVTHDQTEAMTMGDRICVMKLGHIMQVDTPDNLYHFPKNMFVAGFIGAPEMNIKPGKLLEENGQITLQVGQYTMGLNQTKQDKVRDYIGKDICFGVRPEYVTVSEAPFDGGHFQGELVRAENMGHEFFMYIKVDGFELTSRMPSDEARLIINNRMNSKVYFKFDMDKCHIFDAKTEQNISL; this comes from the coding sequence ATGGCTGAAGTCATTTTCAACAAACTGGAAAAAGTCTACTCCAACGGTTTCAAAGCAGTTCACGGTATCAACCTGACGATCAAAGACGGTGAATTCATGGTGATCGTAGGGCCGTCCGGCTGTGCGAAATCCACTACCCTGCGCATGCTGGCTGGGCTGGAAACCATCAGCGGCGGCGAAGTTCGCATCGGCGACAAGATCGTCAACAACCTGGCGCCGAAGGATCGCGGCATTGCGATGGTGTTCCAGAACTATGCGCTCTATCCGCACATGACGGTTCGCGAAAACCTGGCCTTCGGCCTGAAACTGAGCAAGATGCCGAAAGACAAGATCGAAGCGCAGGTTAACGAAGCGGCCAAGATTCTGGAACTGGAAGAGCTGATGGATCGCCTGCCGCGCCAGCTGTCCGGCGGTCAGGCCCAGCGTGTGGCGGTAGGTCGCGCCATCGTGAAAAAACCGGATGTGTTCCTGTTCGACGAACCGCTTTCCAACCTGGACGCCAAACTGCGCGCCTCAATGCGCATCCGTATTTCGGATCTGCATAAGCAGCTGAAAAAGAGCGGTCACCCGGCCACCAGCGTCTACGTTACCCACGACCAGACCGAAGCCATGACCATGGGCGATCGTATCTGCGTCATGAAGCTCGGCCACATCATGCAGGTGGATACGCCGGATAATCTCTATCACTTCCCGAAAAACATGTTCGTCGCCGGTTTTATCGGCGCACCGGAAATGAACATCAAACCGGGCAAGCTGCTGGAAGAAAACGGCCAGATCACGCTGCAGGTAGGCCAGTACACCATGGGCCTTAACCAAACCAAGCAGGATAAAGTTCGTGATTACATCGGCAAGGACATCTGCTTCGGTGTTCGCCCGGAATACGTCACGGTATCGGAAGCGCCTTTCGACGGCGGTCACTTCCAGGGCGAACTGGTGCGCGCCGAAAACATGGGCCACGAATTCTTTATGTACATCAAGGTCGATGGTTTTGAACTGACCAGCCGTATGCCTTCAGACGAAGCCCGGTTGATTATCAATAACAGAATGAATAGTAAGGTGTATTTCAAGTTTGATATGGATAAATGCCATATCTTTGATGCAAAAACAGAACAAAATATCTCTCTTTAA
- a CDS encoding carbohydrate ABC transporter permease, producing MADIHSPLSAQAIAAAEVRRTLRREKISAGIRYTILLAVGILMLYPLAWMFSASFKPNHEIFTTLSLWPAHATWDGFINGWKTGTEYNFGHYMINTFKYVIPKVALTVISSTIVAYGFARFEIPWKNFWFATLIATMLLPSTVLLIPQYIMFREMGMLNSYLPLYVPVAFATQGFFVFMLIQFLRGVPRDMEEAAQIDGCNSWQVLWYVVVPILKPAIISVALFQFMWSMNDFIGPLIYVYSVDKYPIALALKMSIDVTEGAPWNEILAMASISILPSIIIFFMAQRYFVQGVTSSGIKG from the coding sequence ATGGCTGATATTCATTCCCCACTGTCTGCGCAGGCTATTGCAGCGGCAGAAGTTCGCCGTACCCTGCGCCGTGAAAAAATCAGCGCGGGCATCCGTTACACCATTCTGTTGGCTGTCGGCATTCTGATGCTCTACCCGCTGGCGTGGATGTTCTCGGCGTCGTTCAAACCGAACCATGAGATCTTCACCACCCTCAGTCTGTGGCCTGCACATGCGACCTGGGATGGCTTTATCAACGGCTGGAAAACCGGCACCGAATACAACTTCGGTCACTACATGATCAATACCTTCAAGTATGTGATTCCGAAGGTGGCGTTGACGGTGATCTCCTCCACCATCGTGGCTTACGGCTTCGCCCGGTTTGAGATTCCGTGGAAGAACTTCTGGTTCGCCACCCTGATCGCCACCATGCTGCTGCCGAGCACCGTGCTGTTGATTCCTCAGTACATCATGTTCCGCGAAATGGGCATGCTGAACAGCTACCTGCCGCTGTATGTGCCGGTTGCGTTCGCGACGCAAGGGTTCTTCGTGTTCATGCTGATCCAGTTCCTGCGCGGCGTACCGCGCGATATGGAAGAAGCGGCGCAAATCGATGGCTGCAACTCCTGGCAGGTGTTGTGGTACGTAGTCGTGCCGATTCTGAAACCGGCCATTATTTCGGTCGCCCTGTTCCAGTTCATGTGGTCAATGAACGACTTTATCGGCCCGCTGATTTACGTTTACAGCGTGGACAAATACCCGATTGCGTTGGCTCTGAAAATGTCTATCGACGTTACGGAAGGCGCACCGTGGAACGAAATTCTGGCAATGGCGAGCATCTCCATTCTGCCGTCTATCATCATCTTCTTCATGGCTCAGCGCTACTTCGTTCAGGGCGTTACCAGCAGCGGAATTAAAGGTTAA
- a CDS encoding carbohydrate ABC transporter permease: MNENRMLGLAYISPYIIGLIVFTAFPFLSSFVLSFTEYDLMSPPTFTGLENYHRMFMEDDLFWKSMGVTFAYVFLTIPLKLIFALLIAFVLNFKLRGIGFFRTAYYVPSILGSSVAIAVLWRALFAIDGLLNSFIGVFGLDPVNWLGEPSLALMSVTLLRVWQFGSAMVIFLAALQNVPQSQYEAAMIDGASKWQMFMKVTVPLITPVIFFNFIMQTTQAFQEFTAPYVITGGGPTHYTYLFSLYIYDTAFKYFDMGYGAALAWVLFLVVAVFAAISFKSSKYWVFYSADKGGKNG, translated from the coding sequence ATGAATGAAAACAGAATGCTGGGGTTAGCTTATATCTCCCCCTATATAATAGGGTTGATAGTTTTTACCGCTTTCCCCTTTCTTTCATCGTTTGTACTCAGTTTTACTGAGTATGATTTAATGAGTCCGCCCACATTCACCGGTCTGGAAAATTACCACCGGATGTTTATGGAGGACGATCTTTTCTGGAAATCCATGGGAGTCACCTTTGCTTATGTGTTCCTGACCATCCCGTTAAAACTGATTTTCGCACTGCTGATCGCGTTCGTGCTGAATTTCAAGTTACGTGGAATCGGTTTTTTCCGTACCGCCTACTACGTGCCGTCGATTCTTGGCAGTAGCGTAGCTATCGCCGTACTGTGGCGCGCCCTGTTCGCTATCGACGGGTTGCTGAACAGTTTTATCGGCGTTTTCGGGCTCGACCCGGTCAACTGGCTGGGCGAACCGTCACTGGCGTTGATGTCGGTAACCCTGCTGCGCGTCTGGCAGTTTGGTTCCGCGATGGTGATCTTCCTGGCTGCGCTGCAAAACGTACCGCAATCCCAGTATGAAGCCGCGATGATCGACGGTGCCTCGAAATGGCAGATGTTCATGAAAGTGACCGTGCCGCTGATTACACCGGTTATCTTCTTCAACTTCATCATGCAGACGACGCAGGCGTTCCAGGAATTTACCGCGCCCTACGTCATTACCGGTGGTGGACCAACCCACTACACCTATCTGTTCTCGCTCTATATCTATGATACGGCCTTCAAGTATTTCGATATGGGGTACGGCGCAGCTCTGGCATGGGTGCTGTTCCTGGTGGTAGCCGTCTTCGCCGCTATCTCCTTCAAATCGTCTAAATACTGGGTGTTCTATTCCGCCGATAAAGGAGGAAAAAATGGCTGA
- the kdgM gene encoding oligogalacturonate-specific porin KdgM, with protein sequence MKIKLLTLAVASLVSVNALAVSIDYRHEMQDTDKAGHKDRLLISHRFANGFGLSSEVKWAQSSADKTPNKPFNEQVSNGTEVVASYVYKFNNVFSIEPGFSLESNSSSNNYRPYLRGRANVTDDLSVALRYRPYFKRNSGNIGKDNTTDKGYTLTGNIDYTFLKDYTIGYELEYKKATSGKTILSDNDNYDITHNVKLSYKWDKNWKPYVEVGNVSGSETTDERQTRYRVGVQYSF encoded by the coding sequence ATGAAGATTAAATTATTAACTTTGGCTGTTGCATCTCTGGTTAGCGTCAACGCTCTGGCTGTATCTATCGACTATCGTCATGAAATGCAGGATACCGACAAAGCCGGCCATAAAGATCGTCTGTTAATTTCTCACCGTTTTGCTAATGGTTTCGGGTTATCTTCCGAAGTAAAATGGGCACAATCCAGTGCGGATAAAACCCCAAATAAGCCATTTAATGAACAGGTCAGTAATGGTACCGAAGTCGTCGCCAGCTACGTTTATAAATTCAATAACGTCTTTTCCATTGAGCCAGGTTTTTCTCTTGAATCAAACAGTTCAAGCAATAACTATCGCCCATACCTTCGCGGCCGTGCCAATGTGACTGACGATTTATCCGTTGCGTTACGTTATCGCCCCTACTTTAAACGTAATAGCGGTAATATTGGCAAAGACAATACCACGGATAAAGGTTATACGCTGACTGGTAATATCGACTATACCTTCCTGAAGGATTACACCATCGGCTATGAGCTGGAATACAAAAAGGCCACATCAGGCAAAACCATTCTGTCTGACAACGATAATTATGACATCACCCACAACGTAAAACTGTCTTATAAATGGGATAAAAACTGGAAACCTTATGTCGAAGTCGGCAACGTTTCCGGTTCTGAAACCACCGATGAGCGCCAGACTCGTTATCGCGTAGGCGTGCAGTACAGCTTCTGA
- the pelW gene encoding pectate disaccharide-lyase PelW — protein sequence MSIFTDLNTSRKWQIDQWLSAINSHIEKIQQYGHSAVNPTPLLADGFEIKTQSPVVWQFPDGHDAPISNFASQQNWLRLLISMSAVTETEKYRQMAFSQSEYFLDRFVDENSGLFYWGGHRFINLDTLAGEGPESKSMVHELKHHLPYYEFLHQVNPEKTRHFIQGFWNAHVEDWSCLDLGRHGDYAKQRDPDVFLHSRHDVVTPAKWPELPLTKGLTFVNAGTDLIYAAFVYARHTGDAHAAAWGKHLYRQYVLARNPETGMPVYQFSSPLQRQPVPADDNQTQSWFGDRAQRQFGPEFGAIAREANVLFRDMRPLLIDNPLAMLDILRHQPDAEILTWVIAGLKNYYQYAYDVDSNSLRPMWNNGQDMTGYCFKRDGYYGKAGTVLKPFPLEGDYLLPLVRAWRLSDDNDLYTLIVTMLSRLEKQGIHQSASPFLLLAITELAQAKQSAQWAEYAWQMAEILFKRYFHHGLFVRSEHHRYVRLDDPFPAILLTLIAACRNKWPEVPAVLTQGGYIHGDYRINGESRVIYDTEFIYPEKLIH from the coding sequence ATGAGTATTTTTACTGATTTGAACACCAGCAGAAAATGGCAAATCGACCAATGGCTATCGGCGATTAACAGCCACATTGAAAAGATTCAGCAATACGGCCACAGCGCTGTCAACCCAACGCCGTTATTAGCTGACGGATTTGAGATAAAAACACAGTCTCCAGTTGTCTGGCAGTTTCCCGACGGCCATGATGCACCGATCTCTAACTTCGCCAGCCAGCAAAACTGGTTGCGGTTATTAATTTCCATGAGTGCCGTCACAGAAACAGAAAAATATCGTCAGATGGCGTTCTCTCAGAGCGAATATTTTCTGGATCGCTTTGTCGATGAAAATAGCGGACTTTTTTATTGGGGCGGCCACCGTTTTATTAATCTTGATACGCTGGCCGGCGAAGGTCCGGAATCCAAGTCGATGGTGCATGAATTAAAACACCATCTGCCCTATTACGAATTTCTGCATCAGGTGAATCCGGAAAAAACCCGCCATTTCATTCAGGGATTCTGGAATGCTCACGTAGAAGACTGGAGTTGCCTGGATCTGGGCCGCCACGGTGATTACGCCAAGCAACGCGATCCGGACGTGTTTCTGCATTCCCGACATGATGTGGTCACCCCAGCCAAATGGCCGGAATTGCCGCTGACCAAAGGACTGACCTTCGTCAATGCCGGCACCGACCTGATCTATGCCGCCTTCGTCTATGCGCGCCACACTGGCGACGCGCACGCGGCAGCCTGGGGTAAACACCTCTACCGCCAATATGTGCTGGCGCGTAACCCGGAAACCGGTATGCCGGTTTACCAGTTTAGCTCGCCCTTACAGCGCCAGCCGGTGCCGGCAGACGATAACCAGACCCAATCCTGGTTCGGCGACCGCGCCCAGCGGCAGTTTGGGCCTGAGTTTGGCGCCATTGCCCGTGAAGCCAACGTGCTGTTCCGCGACATGCGCCCGCTGCTGATTGATAACCCGCTGGCTATGCTCGATATTCTGCGCCATCAACCCGACGCCGAAATCCTGACATGGGTGATCGCCGGCCTGAAAAACTACTATCAGTACGCTTACGACGTTGACAGCAACAGCCTGCGTCCGATGTGGAACAACGGTCAGGACATGACCGGCTACTGCTTCAAACGCGACGGTTACTACGGCAAAGCCGGTACTGTGTTGAAGCCCTTCCCGCTGGAAGGCGACTACCTGCTGCCGCTGGTACGCGCCTGGCGCCTGAGCGACGATAACGACCTGTACACGCTGATCGTCACCATGCTGTCCCGGCTGGAAAAACAGGGTATCCATCAATCCGCTTCGCCTTTCCTGCTGCTGGCGATTACCGAGCTGGCGCAAGCCAAACAATCGGCGCAATGGGCGGAATATGCCTGGCAAATGGCGGAGATTTTATTTAAGCGTTATTTCCATCACGGTTTGTTCGTGCGTTCTGAACATCATCGCTATGTACGACTTGATGATCCTTTCCCAGCCATTCTGTTAACGCTGATCGCTGCCTGCAGAAATAAATGGCCGGAAGTTCCTGCTGTTCTGACACAAGGGGGATACATCCATGGAGATTATCGAATTAATGGGGAAAGCCGGGTTATTTACGACACGGAGTTTATTTACCCAGAAAAATTAATCCACTGA